The following coding sequences lie in one Moritella viscosa genomic window:
- the mts2-AK gene encoding putative uncharacterized protein (No significant database matches) produces MSQKGHIVKNSSALTEKDKYKKGKIDRKSLGYIKLDKHPLRVANSKSIKLATHHILSIKATESLAKVRRNLLKMKAYDVNHLKNLVTLPTEKQVCCHYALPRHVSGHTGKQIAVDYSFDEKTAEDNLTALHSAETDETSLSEATLKDDMHRMDELFAYHKICRMKLSIQIKMEKLNCSSKPEKVVNSIDKLSTNLLIDISQFKLNLFNSGKFYQHDNKVGCKQKEGRNCSSERVHNYNQFSMSSMYLIPNKLLKNVYRLKDEFKIECNAPAKYKE; encoded by the coding sequence ATGTCACAAAAAGGGCACATTGTAAAAAATTCATCAGCTTTAACTGAAAAAGATAAATATAAAAAGGGTAAAATAGACCGTAAATCACTTGGTTATATTAAATTAGATAAACACCCATTGAGAGTTGCGAATAGTAAAAGCATAAAACTAGCAACACACCATATTCTTTCAATAAAAGCGACTGAATCATTAGCCAAAGTGAGGCGTAACCTACTAAAAATGAAAGCTTATGATGTGAATCATTTGAAGAATCTAGTTACACTTCCAACAGAGAAACAAGTATGCTGCCACTATGCGTTACCTAGACATGTCAGCGGACACACAGGTAAACAAATTGCAGTAGATTATAGCTTTGATGAAAAAACAGCAGAAGATAATTTAACAGCGCTACATAGCGCCGAAACGGATGAAACGTCCCTTAGCGAAGCAACATTAAAAGATGATATGCACAGAATGGATGAACTATTTGCTTATCATAAAATCTGTAGGATGAAATTAAGTATTCAGATTAAAATGGAGAAATTGAATTGTTCTTCTAAACCTGAAAAGGTTGTTAATTCGATAGATAAATTATCAACAAACTTATTGATTGATATTAGCCAGTTTAAATTGAACCTCTTTAATAGTGGTAAGTTTTATCAACATGATAATAAAGTGGGTTGTAAGCAAAAAGAAGGTAGGAATTGTTCATCAGAACGTGTTCATAATTATAACCAATTCAGTATGAGTTCTATGTACCTAATACCTAATAAATTATTAAAGAATGTTTATAGATTAAAAGATGAATTTAAGATTGAGTGTAATGCTCCTGCTAAATATAAGGAATAA
- the mts2-AJ gene encoding putative uncharacterized protein translates to MGVTVSADGLSVVHLGSGGKASATIPDVCLTTVGNAVVPIPYGNNAESADLADGSTTVTMDGGNSIAIKGCKFAKSAGDAGGDKKGVASGTIEAEAKFITASATVKIEGKGVCRLSDQMTMNKANTMCMGGAQNPSVTVTADEEGTYTVDLFLSYADGDPVQGATYSLIDQTGAAFEGSLGNDGAASIGGVAPGGFTIEYGEDSREFQPNEPTKTNPKFNPGANAQTIIEDTKRGQLGFWENTWRKASSSASWIWGVLLGDFNDDASVEQIIANTALTMIPVVDQVGDIRDLTANILNMMDEEGRDKPENWLALSFTLIGCIPLFGSALKGTCKVVLKTGKETKKDDLLAIVRALGKGDPEKFLLGLKWAEYAKETSKILSDVLKPCIEVATEMASYADRMGADELASYFVKLGDEIKIFDKMSVDKLKSAMGEFDNLFARVLGKSEKVYPAKTKHHTGGTAQAGSNKTKANEKKDKKPQRCRICNKPLGKKKGMCPATNL, encoded by the coding sequence ATGGGTGTAACGGTTAGTGCAGATGGACTGAGTGTTGTTCATTTGGGATCCGGAGGTAAGGCGAGTGCAACGATACCTGATGTTTGCTTAACCACAGTCGGGAATGCTGTCGTACCAATTCCTTATGGGAATAACGCTGAGTCAGCAGATCTAGCTGATGGTTCAACGACTGTTACAATGGACGGCGGCAACAGTATTGCAATTAAAGGCTGTAAGTTTGCTAAAAGTGCCGGTGATGCAGGAGGGGACAAGAAAGGTGTTGCCTCTGGCACTATTGAGGCCGAAGCTAAATTTATTACCGCCTCCGCAACGGTGAAAATTGAAGGTAAAGGCGTGTGTCGTTTGTCTGATCAAATGACGATGAACAAAGCCAATACCATGTGTATGGGTGGCGCACAAAATCCGTCGGTCACTGTGACTGCCGATGAAGAAGGCACCTATACGGTTGATTTATTCTTGTCTTATGCTGATGGTGATCCTGTTCAGGGGGCGACTTATAGTTTGATTGATCAAACTGGTGCCGCTTTTGAAGGTTCGCTAGGTAATGATGGTGCCGCGTCTATAGGTGGCGTAGCACCGGGTGGTTTTACCATTGAGTACGGTGAAGACAGTCGCGAATTTCAACCCAATGAACCAACCAAAACCAATCCTAAATTTAATCCTGGTGCGAATGCTCAAACCATTATTGAAGACACCAAACGTGGACAGCTCGGCTTTTGGGAGAACACTTGGCGTAAAGCATCAAGTTCTGCTAGTTGGATATGGGGTGTATTGTTAGGTGATTTTAATGATGATGCATCGGTAGAACAAATTATTGCGAACACTGCGTTAACGATGATCCCTGTGGTTGATCAAGTCGGTGATATACGTGATTTAACCGCCAATATCCTTAATATGATGGATGAAGAGGGGCGCGATAAGCCTGAAAATTGGTTAGCCTTGTCGTTCACCTTAATTGGTTGTATTCCACTGTTTGGTAGTGCGCTAAAAGGCACTTGTAAAGTGGTGCTTAAAACAGGTAAAGAGACCAAAAAAGACGATTTATTGGCTATCGTCCGTGCTTTGGGTAAGGGTGACCCTGAGAAGTTTTTGCTTGGTTTAAAGTGGGCTGAATATGCGAAAGAAACCAGTAAAATTTTATCTGATGTATTAAAACCTTGTATTGAAGTCGCGACAGAAATGGCGTCCTACGCAGATCGAATGGGGGCCGACGAACTTGCATCATATTTCGTTAAACTCGGTGACGAAATCAAAATATTCGACAAGATGTCAGTGGATAAACTAAAAAGTGCAATGGGCGAGTTTGACAACTTATTTGCACGTGTACTAGGTAAATCAGAGAAAGTTTATCCAGCTAAGACCAAACATCACACGGGTGGCACAGCGCAAGCGGGTAGTAATAAGACTAAGGCGAATGAGAAGAAGGATAAGAAACCTCAGCGTTGCCGGATTTGTAATAAACCACTCGGGAAAAAGAAGGGCATGTGCCCAGCAACGAATTTGTAG
- the mts2-H gene encoding putative type VI secretion protein VasF, with protein MSYVDDDITVVLFQPAPGKPMEVMPSPDLSRNIAIGDLDIKKIGINPLIDEFSWLIASLSCMKSIPWMDDLDPFREQVGREIRKGERKLNEMEVDRASILVIRYCLCAAFDESVCRQEWGANSNWSQNSLLSEFHNETAGGDKFFVILERLKNDPKKYRYVIEFLYLLLQLGFKGRYGREERGNEKLVDIGNTIYNLVKNDRLVEQEDLQLTNLKAKYLTKPLKKVLPPKVIIAVTSLLVIGMYVATYLTIDIRFQQFLDIYG; from the coding sequence ATGAGTTATGTGGACGATGATATTACTGTTGTCCTGTTTCAACCTGCACCGGGTAAACCGATGGAGGTTATGCCCAGCCCTGATTTGTCTCGTAATATCGCGATTGGCGATTTAGATATTAAAAAAATTGGTATCAATCCGCTGATTGATGAGTTTTCTTGGCTTATCGCGAGTTTGTCATGCATGAAGTCGATTCCTTGGATGGATGACCTTGACCCATTTCGAGAGCAAGTAGGAAGAGAAATCCGTAAAGGTGAGCGAAAACTTAACGAAATGGAAGTTGACCGTGCCAGTATTCTGGTTATTCGTTATTGTTTATGCGCCGCGTTTGACGAATCGGTTTGTCGACAAGAATGGGGGGCAAACAGTAATTGGAGCCAAAACAGCTTGTTGTCAGAATTTCATAATGAAACGGCAGGTGGTGATAAGTTTTTTGTCATTTTAGAAAGGCTTAAAAACGATCCTAAAAAATACCGTTACGTCATTGAATTTTTGTATTTGTTATTACAGTTGGGCTTTAAAGGTCGCTATGGTCGTGAAGAGCGTGGTAATGAAAAATTAGTTGATATTGGTAATACTATTTATAACTTGGTCAAGAATGACCGTTTAGTTGAGCAAGAAGATCTTCAGCTGACTAATTTAAAAGCGAAGTATTTAACTAAACCGCTGAAAAAAGTATTACCGCCAAAAGTAATTATAGCTGTTACCAGTTTATTGGTTATTGGTATGTATGTTGCGACGTATTTAACGATTGATATACGCTTTCAACAGTTTCTCGACATTTACGGATAA
- the mts2-G gene encoding putative type VI secretion protein (30% identical to VSAL_I1115) — protein sequence MSLYNPVMWQDGMFMKPQHFQQLERHHDKSTSMLNVFSTPLQWGVKKIVVNDSLLALGKIGISHAEGILQDRTPFELPLLADLPDVRDVDSSVVDKIVYLCCPLPSVRAELFGEPGSNARYIQSTQDAVDACYGSEDMANIMIGKLTFKLMYDDEDKSAYTSIPICKILELKPDGTVVLDEHFIPTCVDIKASAVLIKFTTEFASMLHHRAELIVQRLGAVDQQGVSSVSDFMLLQTLNRLEPLFWHFTHVEGIHPETFYRYLLQAEGDLATLCSSTRRPREFEKYNHGALTECLSGILQDIKLTLSVMSEQRAIPLTLKEQSYGIRTAPIPDPSIITSTTLILAVKADVSLDVLHTKFVAQTKIGSMDNIRELINLQLPGISMKPMPVVPRQLPYHAGYTYFELDKSSIEWQALTNSAAIAIHVAGDFSNLSLQLWAVKL from the coding sequence ATGTCTCTTTATAATCCCGTTATGTGGCAAGATGGAATGTTCATGAAGCCTCAGCATTTTCAACAGCTTGAACGACATCATGACAAATCTACGAGTATGCTTAATGTATTTTCAACACCTTTACAGTGGGGTGTTAAAAAGATAGTTGTGAATGATAGTTTACTTGCGCTGGGTAAGATTGGTATTAGCCATGCGGAAGGGATCTTACAGGACCGAACACCATTTGAATTACCCTTGCTTGCTGATTTACCCGATGTGAGAGACGTCGATTCATCTGTTGTGGATAAAATTGTTTACTTATGTTGCCCATTACCCTCTGTTCGTGCTGAATTATTTGGGGAGCCGGGTAGTAATGCGCGTTATATTCAATCTACACAAGATGCGGTTGATGCATGTTATGGCAGTGAAGATATGGCCAACATTATGATCGGTAAACTGACATTTAAATTAATGTATGATGATGAAGATAAGAGCGCTTATACATCGATCCCTATCTGTAAAATTTTAGAACTAAAACCAGATGGCACCGTTGTACTTGACGAGCATTTTATTCCAACGTGTGTGGATATTAAAGCATCGGCTGTATTAATTAAGTTTACAACTGAATTTGCTTCTATGTTACATCACCGTGCGGAGTTAATCGTACAACGATTAGGCGCTGTTGACCAGCAAGGTGTATCTTCTGTCTCCGACTTTATGTTATTGCAAACCCTAAATCGACTAGAACCCTTGTTCTGGCATTTCACTCATGTTGAAGGCATTCATCCAGAAACGTTTTATCGTTACTTGTTACAAGCCGAAGGTGATCTTGCGACATTATGTTCATCGACAAGACGCCCACGAGAGTTTGAAAAATACAATCACGGTGCATTAACCGAATGCTTATCAGGTATTCTACAAGACATTAAATTAACGTTAAGTGTAATGTCTGAGCAACGAGCAATTCCATTAACCTTGAAAGAACAAAGTTACGGTATTCGAACTGCTCCTATCCCAGATCCAAGTATTATTACATCTACAACACTCATACTGGCTGTTAAAGCGGATGTGTCATTAGACGTATTGCACACCAAGTTTGTCGCACAAACTAAGATTGGTTCAATGGATAATATTCGTGAATTGATTAATCTGCAGTTGCCTGGTATTAGCATGAAACCAATGCCTGTTGTTCCACGCCAGCTTCCGTATCATGCTGGTTACACCTACTTTGAATTAGACAAATCGAGTATTGAATGGCAAGCACTAACAAACTCTGCTGCAATAGCGATTCATGTTGCGGGTGATTTTTCTAATTTATCCTTGCAATTATGGGCTGTTAAATTATGA
- the mts2-F gene encoding putative type VI secretion lipoprotein (27% identical to VSAL_I1116) produces the protein MRNLTSILIMSLLLQGCSIWEQFKESTGITPETSSIELKVDAASLVNLRINGQPSPVILRMHELTSPILFRSLDFFALFESDKDALGDEYIKRYEFEIQPNEKIHEIIQLDPATRAVGFSVAFRKIDGSAWRKLELIEEKTNYFLKLHIEGSELTTDSTRGIEQNYF, from the coding sequence ATGCGTAACCTAACGTCGATATTAATAATGTCATTATTATTACAAGGCTGCTCTATTTGGGAGCAGTTTAAAGAATCAACAGGTATCACGCCTGAAACTTCATCGATTGAATTGAAAGTTGATGCTGCGAGCCTAGTTAATTTACGCATAAATGGTCAACCATCTCCCGTTATTTTGCGTATGCATGAACTTACATCTCCGATCTTATTTCGTAGCTTAGATTTTTTTGCGTTATTTGAGAGTGATAAAGATGCGCTTGGTGACGAGTATATTAAGCGTTACGAGTTTGAAATTCAGCCCAATGAAAAAATTCATGAAATTATTCAGTTAGATCCAGCGACACGTGCTGTCGGTTTTTCTGTTGCTTTTCGTAAAATTGATGGTTCAGCATGGCGTAAATTAGAACTAATCGAAGAAAAAACCAATTATTTTTTGAAATTACATATCGAAGGTAGTGAACTCACTACAGACAGTACTCGTGGTATTGAACAAAATTATTTCTAA
- the mts2-E gene encoding putative type VI secretion protein (Contains phosphopeptide binding motif FHA), whose protein sequence is MQLTLHIINCPEEYTGNKHIEMNENGGTVGRDPSCRVTLSDHNKYISGNHSLVTFYGGTYYLSDTSTNGTFINDRKILKNQPVALHEDDLILMGRYEFSVSLENMVNNIDIAVDIDARANDDDPLSSLDISTSENISDNQGVIEDLFIETQGDDVNSDDPIAHIDFNMEKTIGLLDDEIPQEVTPSRTDWQIPDDFESVHSEFDLPNIIPENWMADTTEDVTSEYKQAPRLPKPEIIPNVEISEPDPEATALRSTLLPNTEQVFRDVERIEPPVQTKQVFRDVERIEPPVQTKQVFHDVERIELPVQTEQVSHDVERIESPVQAEQVSHDVERIEPCVQIKQDAEYSESLDAFFKGMRIDELELRDQTPEFFNQMGICLRLCLDKMNNDLKIVSSFKNSAEANDEKSNDDILRLMLSLNQQNVLSPSELLQQVLDELDSHHKTYHKAVTNFVVAQTHQYDPIAFSDVLKKKQLLISKRRIWNEYIQHYRSQLNDEFYSSDVLLHEKLKEHYSTILKVENA, encoded by the coding sequence ATGCAGTTAACATTACATATTATTAATTGCCCAGAGGAATATACGGGTAATAAACATATAGAAATGAATGAAAATGGGGGGACGGTAGGTCGAGACCCAAGTTGTAGAGTAACTTTATCTGATCACAATAAATATATTTCTGGTAATCACTCATTAGTTACCTTTTATGGCGGTACTTATTATCTTAGTGATACAAGCACAAATGGAACATTTATTAATGATCGTAAGATATTAAAAAATCAACCCGTTGCATTACACGAAGATGATCTGATCTTGATGGGAAGATATGAGTTTTCTGTATCGCTAGAAAATATGGTAAATAATATTGATATAGCGGTTGATATTGATGCCCGAGCTAATGATGATGATCCTCTTTCAAGCCTAGATATTTCTACGTCGGAGAATATCTCGGATAATCAGGGTGTGATTGAAGATTTATTTATTGAAACGCAAGGCGATGATGTTAATAGCGATGATCCTATTGCTCATATTGATTTTAATATGGAGAAAACAATTGGGTTATTGGATGATGAAATTCCGCAAGAAGTAACGCCTTCACGCACCGATTGGCAAATTCCAGATGACTTTGAAAGTGTTCATTCTGAGTTTGATCTGCCTAATATTATCCCTGAAAACTGGATGGCGGATACTACTGAAGATGTGACGAGTGAATATAAGCAGGCTCCTAGGTTACCTAAACCTGAAATCATACCAAATGTCGAAATAAGTGAGCCCGATCCAGAGGCAACTGCTTTGAGGTCAACTCTTTTACCTAATACTGAACAAGTTTTCCGCGATGTTGAACGAATAGAACCACCTGTTCAGACAAAGCAAGTTTTCCGCGATGTTGAACGAATAGAACCACCTGTTCAGACAAAGCAAGTTTTCCACGATGTCGAACGAATAGAACTACCTGTTCAGACAGAGCAAGTTTCCCATGATGTTGAACGAATAGAATCGCCTGTTCAGGCTGAGCAAGTTTCTCATGATGTTGAGCGAATAGAACCATGCGTTCAGATAAAACAAGATGCTGAATATAGTGAAAGTTTGGATGCTTTTTTTAAGGGAATGAGAATTGATGAGCTAGAATTACGAGATCAAACGCCAGAATTTTTTAATCAAATGGGCATTTGTTTACGTCTTTGTTTAGATAAAATGAATAATGACTTGAAAATAGTATCCTCGTTCAAAAACTCAGCTGAAGCCAATGATGAAAAATCAAATGATGACATTCTCAGACTCATGCTATCACTTAACCAGCAAAATGTTCTATCTCCTTCGGAGTTGTTACAACAAGTACTTGATGAATTAGATTCTCATCATAAAACGTACCATAAAGCAGTGACTAATTTTGTGGTTGCTCAGACTCATCAATATGATCCTATAGCCTTCTCTGATGTGCTTAAAAAGAAGCAGTTGTTGATATCAAAACGAAGAATTTGGAATGAATATATCCAACATTATCGCTCCCAATTAAATGATGAATTTTATTCTTCTGATGTACTTTTACATGAAAAATTAAAGGAACATTATTCAACAATATTAAAGGTAGAAAATGCGTAA
- the mts2-AI gene encoding putative type VI secretion system, exported protein, whose translation MLRLSIVLVLFSFCMVCAESAFAKGERYGISAQYFNINSVEFDEGSTEETNTIKFGFAHTRPIDENNNRWRWLFNLNFLSTEIPAQSNSGSKSADVYGLYQEVQSLQFRVMPQYAVADWGWVTPLLGLGISTSYSQYSERWRVDPDGVKYGDQLEDIEAFEYGLVASVGTVIKLGSNPNAHLQLVPEILYNHSFNNGLSGIEFSLTLLF comes from the coding sequence ATGTTGAGGTTATCGATTGTATTAGTATTATTTTCTTTTTGTATGGTTTGTGCAGAATCTGCTTTTGCCAAAGGTGAGCGATATGGAATATCGGCGCAATATTTCAATATTAACAGTGTGGAATTTGATGAGGGTAGTACAGAAGAAACTAATACTATTAAATTTGGATTTGCGCATACCAGGCCTATTGATGAAAATAATAATCGTTGGCGTTGGCTGTTTAACCTTAATTTTTTGTCAACAGAAATACCAGCACAGAGTAATAGCGGATCGAAAAGTGCAGATGTTTACGGCCTATATCAAGAAGTTCAAAGCCTTCAATTTAGGGTTATGCCTCAATATGCGGTAGCTGATTGGGGTTGGGTGACGCCACTTTTAGGACTTGGGATTTCTACAAGCTATAGCCAGTATTCAGAACGTTGGCGAGTTGATCCCGATGGTGTTAAATATGGTGACCAATTAGAGGACATAGAGGCATTTGAGTACGGTTTAGTTGCTAGTGTTGGAACGGTAATTAAGTTAGGTAGTAATCCAAATGCTCATTTACAGCTCGTTCCTGAAATTTTATATAACCATTCGTTTAATAATGGGCTAAGTGGTATAGAATTTTCTTTAACGCTTTTGTTCTAG
- the mts2-AH gene encoding putative type VI secretion ImpA related protein, which translates to MYFSDFTRRPIDKSSPEGEDTNQLDTFTELKRQVNELNRISSNVSWKKIHSLSVDILTNQSKDFRSACYYTTAATHIHGLKGLVDGLSAIYDLTLVYWYSAYPEYNKEKARIGAFEWMIEHTTKRQKKMAVNVDDLQLIEIGHRLTLKIEEELKSHYGIKTPSLSPIRRILSQWIEELKETQIKQDQQAKKSSQNVEDLETIIDVNTSTTTSLPEIAEIPVTVSRPKPKVVYKKKPIIICILIVIFIMFFGFKHYQQQKLLQTFKNANFDDFSSLIQELTHSPKSTQQELKEVVFNKSTVFFKNWSEDPLKINKLNTLTSIINALKGVYSDSIIYQSLEHNFYNDKNNLINSYSGIKQQFNRARTIIANAQLTSQSSSITKSYKFSNTLFPLLARIEYAENSMDDNDIKKAQYILNVYQLRINSLTSKVSE; encoded by the coding sequence ATGTACTTTTCTGATTTTACAAGACGTCCAATAGACAAATCCTCGCCAGAGGGGGAAGACACTAATCAACTCGATACATTTACCGAACTCAAAAGACAGGTTAACGAACTTAATAGGATCTCATCGAATGTATCATGGAAAAAGATCCACTCACTATCAGTCGATATTTTAACAAATCAAAGCAAAGATTTTCGGAGTGCTTGTTATTATACGACGGCAGCAACCCATATTCATGGACTTAAAGGTCTTGTCGATGGTTTAAGTGCAATATACGATTTAACCCTCGTATATTGGTACAGCGCGTATCCAGAGTACAACAAAGAAAAAGCCAGGATTGGTGCTTTTGAATGGATGATTGAGCATACGACGAAACGACAGAAAAAAATGGCTGTCAACGTGGACGATCTTCAATTAATCGAAATCGGACATAGACTAACATTAAAAATAGAAGAAGAACTAAAATCACATTATGGGATTAAAACCCCTTCTTTAAGCCCGATTCGCAGAATTTTATCTCAGTGGATCGAAGAATTAAAAGAGACTCAAATAAAACAAGATCAGCAAGCGAAAAAATCAAGTCAAAATGTTGAAGATCTTGAAACGATAATTGATGTTAATACCAGTACGACAACATCATTACCAGAAATTGCAGAAATACCTGTAACAGTCAGTCGTCCCAAGCCAAAAGTGGTATATAAAAAAAAGCCCATAATAATTTGTATATTAATCGTTATATTTATAATGTTCTTTGGTTTCAAACATTATCAGCAGCAGAAATTATTACAAACGTTTAAAAACGCAAATTTTGATGATTTTTCTTCCCTAATCCAAGAACTAACACATAGCCCCAAAAGTACTCAACAAGAATTAAAAGAAGTTGTCTTCAATAAAAGCACTGTTTTTTTCAAAAATTGGTCTGAAGACCCACTCAAAATCAATAAACTGAATACATTGACATCTATCATCAACGCCCTTAAAGGGGTATATTCAGACTCAATTATTTATCAATCTCTTGAACATAATTTTTACAATGATAAAAATAACCTGATAAATAGCTACTCAGGTATCAAACAGCAATTTAATCGTGCTAGAACAATCATTGCGAATGCTCAATTAACATCGCAATCATCATCGATCACAAAGTCTTATAAATTCAGTAATACATTATTCCCATTACTTGCGCGCATTGAATACGCAGAAAACTCGATGGATGATAATGATATAAAAAAAGCACAATACATCCTCAACGTCTATCAACTCAGAATTAATTCGCTGACATCAAAAGTATCAGAATGA